GCCAAAGCGACAGCAAGAGCAGGAACAGCAAGAACAAGAACAAGCACAGGAGCAAGAGCAAGAGCAGTAAGAGCAGCAGCAACAGCCACAGCAACGAGCACGGAGTGGACATGGATCGGATAGAAACGCGGACCCTGCAGGACCTGGATGCGGCGCACCACCTGCACCCGTTCAACGACAACGCCGCGTTGGCCCAGAAGGGCACGCGCATCCTCACCCGCGGCGACGGCGCCTACGTCTGGGATGCCGACGGCAACAAACTGCTCGACGCCTTCGCCGGGCTGTGGTGCGTCAACGTCGGCTACGGGCGCAAGGAACTCGGCCAGGCCGCGGCGCGGCAGATGGAGCAGCTGGCGTACTACAACAGCTTCTTCCAGTGCACCACCGAACCGACCATCCGCCTGGCCGCCAAGCTCGCCGAACTGGCCCCCGGCGACCTCGACCATGCCTTCTTCACCAACTCCGGCTCCGAGGCAAACGACACCATCCTGCGCCTGGTGCGCCACTTCTGGGCGGTGCAGGACCAGCCGCAGAAGAGCATCTTCATCGGCCGCCACGACGGCTACCACGGCACCACCATGGCCGGCGCCAGCCTCGGCGGCATGAAGGGCATGCACCGCCAGGGCGGGCTGCCGATCCCCGACATCCACCACATCGATCCGCCATACCCGTTCGGCGACGGCGGCGACCTGGACCCGGAGGAATACGGCCTGCTGGCCGCGCGCCGGCTCGAGGACAAGATCCTGGAACTGGGCCCGCAGCGCGTGGCCGCGTTCATCGGCGAGCCGATCATGGGCGCGATCGGCGTCTACATCCCGCCGCGCAGCTACTGGCCGGAGATCGAGCGCATCTGCCGCCGCTACGACGTGCTGCTGGTCGCCGACGAGGTGATCTGCGGCTTCGGCCGCACCGGCGAGTGGTTCGGCGCGCAACACTTCGGCTTCCAGCCCGACGTGATGACCATCGCCAAGGGCATCACCTCCGGCTACATCCCGCTGGGCGCGGCGATGTTCGGCCAGCGCGTGGCCACGGTGCTGAAGGAGCAGGGCGGGGAGCTGGCGCACGGTTGCACCTATTCGGGGCATCCGGTGTGCGCGGCGGTGGCGCTGGAGAACCTGCGCCTGCTGCAGGACGAGGGCATCGTCGAACGCGCGCGCAGCGAGATCGCGCCGTACCTGGCGCAGCGCTGGGCCGAGCTGGGCGAGCACCGGCTGGTCGGCGAGGCGCGCATCGTCGGCATGATCGGCGCGCTCGAACTGGTCCCGGACAAGCCGCGCCGGCACTATTTTCCCGACCGCGGCAGGGTCGGCGCGCTGTGCCGCGACCACGCCCTGCGCCGCGGCCTGATCCTGCGCGCGACCAACGACGCGATGCTGCTGTCGCCGCCGCTGATCCTCAGCCGCGCCCAGGTCGACGAGCTGTTCGACAAGGCCTGGCTGGCGCTGGAGGACACCGCGCAGGCGCTGGGCAAATAGGCCGGCGCCGGCCGCCCTGGATTGGTAGTCTAGAGGCGGCCGCGCGGCGTCGTGGCGTGTATCTTCCGATCTTCCCCCCATGGACCTGCGGAGACCTGCAATGAAGC
The Xanthomonas sp. AM6 DNA segment above includes these coding regions:
- a CDS encoding aspartate aminotransferase family protein, which produces MDRIETRTLQDLDAAHHLHPFNDNAALAQKGTRILTRGDGAYVWDADGNKLLDAFAGLWCVNVGYGRKELGQAAARQMEQLAYYNSFFQCTTEPTIRLAAKLAELAPGDLDHAFFTNSGSEANDTILRLVRHFWAVQDQPQKSIFIGRHDGYHGTTMAGASLGGMKGMHRQGGLPIPDIHHIDPPYPFGDGGDLDPEEYGLLAARRLEDKILELGPQRVAAFIGEPIMGAIGVYIPPRSYWPEIERICRRYDVLLVADEVICGFGRTGEWFGAQHFGFQPDVMTIAKGITSGYIPLGAAMFGQRVATVLKEQGGELAHGCTYSGHPVCAAVALENLRLLQDEGIVERARSEIAPYLAQRWAELGEHRLVGEARIVGMIGALELVPDKPRRHYFPDRGRVGALCRDHALRRGLILRATNDAMLLSPPLILSRAQVDELFDKAWLALEDTAQALGK